In Streptomyces sp. NBC_01426, one genomic interval encodes:
- a CDS encoding Uma2 family endonuclease, with product MTALPDWMRPPRAEGWFAEDLDRLPEAPRHTELIDGALVFMLSPQRSWHGRLVTALTTTLMAQAPAGFEVEREMTIRLDARNRPEPDLLLTNLPYDPDRTWYAPEDVKLVVEAVSPESAHRDRTVKLRKYAEAGIPHYWCIEDEDGAPVVHVYELDEPTGAYAPAGIFRGTLQRPIPFEVSLDLDKLTPPRSS from the coding sequence ATGACCGCACTTCCCGACTGGATGCGCCCGCCGCGCGCGGAAGGCTGGTTCGCGGAGGACCTCGACCGCCTCCCCGAGGCGCCCCGCCACACCGAGCTGATCGACGGAGCCCTCGTCTTCATGCTGTCGCCCCAGCGGTCCTGGCATGGCCGCCTCGTCACCGCCCTGACCACCACGCTCATGGCGCAGGCGCCGGCCGGCTTCGAAGTCGAGCGCGAGATGACGATCCGCCTCGATGCCCGCAACCGCCCCGAGCCGGACCTCTTGCTGACGAACCTGCCCTACGATCCCGACCGCACCTGGTACGCCCCGGAGGACGTGAAGCTCGTCGTGGAGGCGGTGTCACCGGAGTCCGCCCACCGCGATCGCACGGTAAAGCTCCGCAAGTACGCGGAGGCCGGCATCCCGCACTACTGGTGCATCGAGGACGAGGACGGCGCACCCGTCGTCCACGTCTACGAACTCGACGAACCCACCGGCGCCTACGCCCCCGCCGGCATCTTCCGGGGCACCCTCCAGCGCCCGATCCCCTTCGAGGTCAGCCTGGACCTCGACAAGCTCACGCCGCCCCGAAGCAGCTGA